A portion of the Meleagris gallopavo isolate NT-WF06-2002-E0010 breed Aviagen turkey brand Nicholas breeding stock chromosome 16, Turkey_5.1, whole genome shotgun sequence genome contains these proteins:
- the SOX8 gene encoding transcription factor SOX-8, whose protein sequence is MIGERFPACIRDAVSQVLKGYDWSLVPMPVRGNGSLKAKPHVKRPMNAFMVWAQAARRKLADQYPHLHNAELSKTLGKLWRLLSENEKRPFVEEAERLRVQHKKDHPDYKYQPRRRKSVKAGQSDSDSGAELSHHAGTQIYKADSGLGGMADGHHHGEHAGQPHGPPTPPTTPKTDLHHGSKQELKHEGRRLVESGRQNIDFSNVDISELSSEVINNMETFDVHEFDQYLPLNGHTAMPADHGPSAGSYSTSYSHSAAGAGGAGQVWTHKSPASASPSSADSGQQRPHIKTEQLSPSHYSDQSHGSPAHSDYGSYSTQACATTASTATAAASFSSSQCDYTDLQSSNYYNPYPGYPSSIYQYPYFHSSRRPYATPILNGLSIPPAHSPTANWDQPVYTTLTRP, encoded by the exons ATGATAGGGGAG CGCTTCCCCGCCTGCATCCGCGACGCCGTCTCGCAGGTGCTGAAGGGCTACGACTGGAGCCTGGTGCCCATGCCCGTGCGCGGCAACGGGTCGCTCAAGGCGAAGCCACACGTCAAGCGGCCCATGAACGCCTTCATGGTGTGGGCGCAGGCCGCCCGCAGGAAGCTGGCCGACCAGTACCCGCACCTGCACAACGCCGAGCTCAGCAAGACGCTGGGCAAGCTCTGGCG TTTGTTAAGCGAAAATGAGAAACGTCCCTTTGTGGAAGAAGCTGAGCGGCTCAGGGTCCAGCACAAAAAGGATCACCCGGATTATAAATACCAGCCCCGGAGGAGGAAAAGCGTGAAAGCTGGGCAGAGCGACTCTGACTCCGGGGCCGAGCTCAGCCATCACGCCGGCACCCAGATCTACAAGGCTGACAGCGGGCTGGGGGGCATGGCTGATGGTCACCATCATGGCGAGCATGCAG GCCAGCCCCATGGGCCACCCACGCCACCCACAACCCCCAAAACTGACCTGCACCACGGCAGCAAACAGGAGCTGAAGCACGAGGGCCGCCGCCTCGTGGAGAGCGGCCGCCAGAACATCGACTTCAGCAACGTGGACATCTCAGAGCTGAGCAGCGAGGTCATCAACAACATGGAGACCTTCGATGTGCACGAGTTTGACCAGTACCTGCCGCTCAATGGCCATACCGCCATGCCGGCCGACCACGGCCCCAGTGCTGGCTCCTACAGCACGTCCTACTCCCACTCGGCAGCAGGCGCCGGCGGGGCTGGCCAGGTGTGGACTCACAAGAGCCCGGCTTCGGCATCGCCGTCGTCGGCTGATTCGGGCCAGCAAAGGCCGCACATCAAAACGGAGCAGCTGAGCCCCAGTCACTACAGTGACCAGTCCCACGGCTCCCCTGCACATTCCGACTACGGTTCCTACAGCACCCAGGCCTGTGCCACCACCGCCTCCACCGCCACAGCTGCCGCCTCCTTCTCCAGCTCCCAGTGCGACTACACGGACCTGCAGAGCTCCAACTACTACAACCCCTATCCCGGTTACCCCTCCAGCATCTATCAGTACCCCTACTTCCACTCCTCACGGCGTCCCTACGCGACGCCCATCCTCAACGGCTTGTCCATCCCGCCAGCCCACAGCCCTACCGCTAACTGGGACCAGCCGGTCTACACAACCCTGACAAGGCCTTAA